TATAGCACTCGTTGTTTACAGATTGCTACTGAGATGTTCTATATGATGAACCAAGTAAAGTAAAAGAAAAAAATTTACCCATATTAATCGCATAAATACGATAAAATGAATACATCAACCTTTATACAGTCACTCGTTCAAAATTCAGGTAAAGAACTTCAGTTTAAACTACCTGACGAATCCATAATTTCAGGAGATCTTCACATCACTGAAATTCAAAACCACAAGGTAGACTCAGTAGATTGTGGAGGAAACGCACATGAGTATGATGAAACCGTGGTTCAGCTTTGGATCAATGAAAACTCCAGCAAACATGCCGAGTGGATAGCGGGAAAAGCGCTCAGCATATTTGAGACTGTCGGTAAGAAAATAGAGTATAGGGATGCTGCCGAGCTATTCATCGAATTTGGAGATTCGAATCACCCTACCATCCGCTATTCGGTGAAGGACATATACGAAGGCGCTGAACGTATGACTGTAGACATGACGGTGAAACCGACGGCATGCAAACCAAGTTTAGAAAAATCCTCAGAAAAAGTAACCTGCTGCTAAGATGACAAAATCAGAAAAACGAATTGATTTCTTTGAACGATACCTCACGCTGTGGGTACTGATATGTATAGGAATCGGAATTGGTGTGGGATATGTAGCTGGAGATTCGATTGAAGCTATAAGCCGCTGGGAAATTTATAAAGTAAATATCCCGGTAGCGATTCTGGTATGGCTGATGATATATCCTATGATGCTTCAGGTTGACTTCAGTTCGCTAAAGGAGATCGGTAAGTCACCGAAAGGGGTCGTGTGGACCGTTGTTATTAACTGGGCCATCAAGCCCTTTACGATGGCGTTTTTTGCGTGGATCTTTTTTGATAAGATGTACTCCGCTTGGTTAAGTCCGGAGTTGGCTGATCAGTACATAGCCGGGGCTATTTTATTGGGAGCAGCTCCTTGTACGGCCATGGTATTTGTGTGGTCGTATTTGTCAGACGGGGATCCTAATTATACGCTTGTTCAGGTTTCTGTGAATGACCTGCTGATCTTGATTTTGTTCATACCCATCGTGGGATTATTACTGGGTATCACTGAGCTAACCATTCCTTGGAACACGCTGGCTGCATCAATCCTCATCTTTGTAGTGATTCCATTAGTAGCCGGTTATTTGACGCATAAAGTAGCCATTAACCGAAAAGGAAAAGAATGGTACACCGGGAAGTTTCTGCCAAAATTTAAGCCGGTTTCAATTTCAGCCCTATTAATTACACTGATCCTTCTTTTTGCTTACCAGGGAGAGCGGATCATTAATCAGCCTATAGACATTCTTTTGATCTCAATCCCGCTGATTATTCAAACGTACTTTATTTTTGCACTGGCATGGTATGGCGGGAAAAAAATAGGGTTGCCTTATCAAGTATGTGCACCGGGCTCCATGATTGGGGCCAGTAACTTCTTTGAATTGGCGGTAGCCGTGGCTATAGCATTATTTGGTCTTCAGTCCGGAGCAGCTTTGGTTACCGTGGTAGGAGTGCTGATAGAAGTTCCAATCATGCTTTCCTTAGTACGATACGCAAATAGCAGGAGGGCGAGTTATTAATTTACAGGATTCCGCTTGAAAGGTCAGTTTAAGCAATCTAGATAATCATTGGTTATATTTTAGTTTTAACCAAGGTTACAGCTGTATGAAGAAATCTAAAAAATTTCAGCTCAATGTTCTTTTCATTCTATTTTTAATCAGTTTGCTACAGGTTGGATGTGCACCATCAGTGGTCGCTCAAACATCCGATAGCACGATAAGATGGGCGGATGCACAATTGCAGTCTTCTTCGTGGTATGAAGGCAAGGAGGCTGTTCGGATCGCCGACAATGTATTGATGTATCAGCATGAAAGCGGAGGCTGGCCCAAAAATTTGGATATGGCTTCTCGACTTTCTGAAAAGGAAAAGGAGCGTATCAAAGAAGAGAAGAAATCAGAAGATAGCTCGCTCAATGAAATCACAATAGATAATGGAGCGACCGTAGCACAGATCAGATATCTCGTTAAGGTTTATGCAGCAACAGAACAAGATCGTTTTAAAGAAGGAGTACTGAAGGGATTAGATTATCTGCTAGAAGCTCAGTATGACAATGGGGGCTGGCCTCAGTTCTATCCGCTGAGAGACGGGTATTACGAGAATATTACGTACAACGACGGGGCTATGATCAGGGTGATGGACACCTTGCGGAATGTGGCCAAGGGAGAATCGTTGTATTCCTTTGTAGATGAAGCCCGCAGACAACAAGCAGCCGATGCAATCAACCGAGGCTTGCGGGTCATTTTAGATACACAAGTTGAAGTAGACGGTGAGCTGACGGTCTGGTGTGCACAATATGATCCTGTAACTTTACGCCCAGCCAAAGCGCGATCGTATGAACTTATTTCCTTAAGCGGTTCAGAAAGCGTGGGTATTGTCAATTATTTGATGGAAATAGACAACCCTTCTCCAGAGGTAATCACAGCGGTGAAAAGTGCAGTTGCTTGGTTTGATAAAGTAAAGATAACCGATGTTCGAATTGTTGATGTAGATAGACCTGAGCTCTCAGAAGGGTATGACCAAGTCATAGGTTTTGACCCCACAGGTGAATCTTTGCTATGGGCCCGTTTTTACGAAATCGGGACAAATTACCCCATGTTTGTCGATAGGGAAGGCACCGTTCATGCCGCATTTTCCGAACTACCTTATGAACGGCGGATAAACTATTTATGGCTGGGAGACTGGGCGCAGAATCTGTTGGAAAAGGACTATCCTAACTGGCTTAGCCGCATTCAGTAAATATGGTTGAATAGATTTGGTGCCTGATTAATTTAGGTGCTTTTTCAATACTGCAATTCTGAAAACACTCAACATCATCACTGAATTATTCCAACGAAACCCATTCCACACTTTCTCTTAAAAAAATATTAGCATTTGCAGAACTGTTTATAATTTCTGAATGTTAGGATACCTCATCACTAACAATTTTAAAAAGAAAAATTTTGACGTTTGTAACACGCAGAGCACATTTTAACGCAGCCCACCGCCTCCATAATCCAGACAAAAGTGAAGAATGGAATAAGAAGACTTTTGGGAAGTGTAACCTTCCGAATTGGCATGGACATAATTATGTCATTGAGGTAACGGTGTCGGGTGAGCCTGACCCTGAGACTGGTTATACCATTGATCTTGGAAAACTAAAGGCAATCATGAAAGAAAAGGTCTTGGATCCCTGCGATCATAGAAACCTCAATTTGGACGTGGATTTTCTGGATGGAATTATTCCAACTACAGAGAATTTAGTGAGAGCTTTTTACGAGCAACTTCGCCCGGATGTGGAAGAAGCATGTGCCCGTGGCGGGAAACTATATAAGGTTAAGCTTTTCGAAACCGAACGAAATATAGCCGAATATTGTCCATACGTAGGACTATAAAAGACTATTCATTATTAGCAGTAAAGATATGATTACGAATGAAGTACAACGATTTTACGACCCAACTTTCACGGTAACGAAAGAGTACAAAGACTCTCTGCCGGATTTGCAAAATGGGCCAGCTTCCTTGATTGAAGGGGCAAACGTGCCTATCCAGCAAGTTGGCATTTCAAATTTTAAGCTCCCTCTTAAGTTCCGCAGAAGAGAAGGAGAGCCTGTTACGCTTGAGGCAAGCATAGATGGCTATGTAAGTCTTGAAAAGGATAAGAAAGGGATCAACATGAGCCGCATCATGAGAACCTTCTATAAGTTTCAGGACAAAGTATTCCATATAGATCGCCTGGAAGAAATTCTAAAAGCATACAAAGAAGATTTAGGAAGTCAGGAATCATTTCTTCGAGTGAGTTTCAACTATCCGCTGCTGAAAGACAGTCTGCGTTCAGGGATGAAAGGATATCAGTATTATAAGGTGCAGTTGGAAGGTCGTCTTGATAATTACGATCAGTTCCAGAAACACATGCATTTAGATTTTGAATACAGCAGCGCTTGCCCTTGCAGCTATGAACTTGCTGAGCATGCCCGTGAAGAACGAGGTGTTGCTTCTATTCCGCATAGCCAAAGAAGCGTGGCCAACGTAACGGTGGCTCTCAAGGATGAATTTTTCGTCGAAGACTTAGTTCAAATTTGTCGAACAGCTCTTCAAACAGAAACTCAGGTGATGGTTAAGCGAGAAGACGAGCAGGCGTTTGCTGAAATGAATGGTGCGTTCCAAAAGTTTGTGGAAGACGCCGCACGACTTCTATATGATGAACTTGACAGCTACAACAGTATCCATGACTTCGTTGTACGATGTGTACATATGGAAAGTCTGCACAGTCATGATGCCGTTAGCCGAATTTGTAAAGGCCTTCCAAATGGATTGAGATAACCCAGAAATAGTTTATTTAAACTTAAGCCTCGCTCTTTTTAGAGTGAGGCTTTTTTTATTCTATGACATAGAGATGAGCGGATAACTTTTCTGAAGGTCTATTAATAAAAAAATCAAAATGTCAGGGTCATATCTAGTTGTGAAATGAGTCTGTCATCCATTAAATTAGTTTTGAATTTCATCTAGCCTTATTCCTTCCAAATGTATCAAAGTCACAACGAATTCTTAGCGAATGCTTAACTGGTTCAAAAAAAAGCTAGCAACTTCTTACAGCAATGAAGAGTGGATTGAGGCTTTAAGTCCTCCGCCTTTAGATAAAGCAATTGCGAAACTCCGGGGTTACTTGGTGAAAGGCCTAAAAGCTTCTCTATATAAGTATGTTGATAAAAACTTGGGCGACTTCGTTGAAGACATTGCTCAGGATTCATTACTCAAAATTCTGGATAAGCTTCACACTTTTCGGGGTGAAAGCAAATTCACCACCTGGGCTATGAAAATTGCTGTACGTGAGGGATATACAGAACTTCGCAAGAAAAGATATAATGACATTTCACTTCATGACTATGTAAACCCGAAAGGTGAGGCAGAGCACGCCATAGAAGTGGAAGAGAAAGAAGCACTGCCGGATCAAATTACGCATGAGTCAATGCTGGTTGAAAAGGTCATGAGAGTTATGGAAGAAGAGCTTACTGAGAAACAAAAAACAGTATTGCAGTATTTAATTATAGACCAGATTCCATTAACGATTGTGGCAGAGAAAATGAATACAAATCGAAATGCTATTTATAAGTTGGTATACGATGCCCGACTAAAACTCAAGAATAGCCTCGAACTTGATGGGATTGATCCCGAAGAAATTTTGGAGGAGATGTAAGAAATGAAGATCTCACTGCGTCAATTCAATAATAGAGTTATTCAGATATGAAACTAGATCACAAAATATTAAAGGTTTTATTAGGTGCTGTTCATTCTACTCACGATAATGAAATTGCGTGTGGTGAATGTTTTGATAAAATCCATGAGTTTGCCGAACTAGAATTGCTAGGTAAATCTCCTGACGAAGCAATGCCATTGGTAAGAGAGCACCTTGAAAAGTGTGCAGAGTGTAAAGAAGAATATGAAGCTCTTCTGAAGGGGTTAGAGAAGCTGAAGGTTTATTCATAGCGGATATTTTCTAACTTTTTTCAAGTCTTGGCTTATGAATTATGCACACGGATTAAATAAGCCTTATCTTTTCTAAAACAATTCATCAAAAAATTCTTTCCTGTAATGCCTAAGATTTTCTACTCAATAGTCGCCCTTTTATTATTTTCATTTCCTGCCTTTTCACAAACACCCATTTCCATTTCGGAAGCCCGTCAGCAGTCTATCGGAAGCACGGTCACTGTAACCGGACATCTAACGGTAACTGATGAGTTTGAGGGGCCGGTTTATTTTCAAGACGAAACCGGAGGAATTGCATGGTTTGATTTTGGTTTGATGCGAGGAGATGATGGATTTGCCTTGGATGTAAATCGTGGTGACTCTATAGTGATAACTGGCGAACTGGGCGAATTCAATGATCTTATCCAAATTGTAGGAGATACGGAATACGAAATTTTTCCTGAAGGAAATAAGAATATAGAACCTACAGTCATTACGGTTGAAGAGTTAAATTCGGGTGACTTTGAAGGCCAGCTTGTATCTATGAGTGTTGATGTTATTCACTCAGGAGCATTCCAATCTGATGAATACACTATCACCGATAGAACCGGAAGCGGGGTGCTCTATATCAATGATGATACGGAAGTAATTGGTGCAGCAGCTCCGGAAGGTATAACCACCATAGTGGGTGTGGTCGGGATTTTCAGAGGCACGTACCAGCTATTACCGCGTGACTTTAATGATATTGATGCTAAAGAGGTCGTTTATCCTGGTGAGGAAGTTTCTAAAGACGAAACCTTTGAAATTGCCACCTGGAATATCGAATGGTTTGGTTCTGCCAGCAATGGTCCGGATAATGAAGAAGAACAAATGGAAAATGTAGTACGTGTTATTTCAGAAGTTGATGCCGACGTATATGCATTTCAGGAAATTGCCAATCCATCGGCTTTTGCGGAACTCATTCTCTCTTTGGACGGCTATGGAGGCTTTTTAGCTGACTTTTCCCAAAGCCAAGAAACAGCCTTTTTATTTAAAAGAGCTACCGTAGATTCGTTGGATTCCGGGCAAATAACTACTGGATTAACTCAGTCAAACTGGGCTAATGGCCGCTATCCATTATTCTTTCGGTTTAATGTGACCATAAATGATGAGAGCAGAGAAATCTATGCCTATAACATTCATGCCAAAGCTTTTGGTGACATTGATTCTTACAATCAGCGCGAAAATGCTTCCCGTGAATTAAAGCTTTATCTGGACAATACCCGTCCCGATGCAAATGTCATTTTCCTTGGGGATTATAATGATACCATTGAAGGTTCGATATCTGATGGTCAGGATTCTCCATATGACAATTTCGATGAAGATGAAGAATACACCATTTTGACCAAAGCATTGGAAGAGCAAGGATTTCAATCTCAGGCCTCGGGTTCTTTTATCGACCATATCACTATTACATCTGAGTTGGTTGACGAACATATTGTGGAAGCTCAGCGAGTCGAGAATACCTCTTATATCGGAAGCTATCTAAGTTCTACATCTGGCCATTACCCCATCTGGACCCGATTTCAGTTCACTACATTAGTTGGGAATGAAGAGCAAAGTGCAAGCCAGCCGGTAAATTTCTCTTTGGAGCAAAATTATCCTAATCCATTTAACCCAACGACTAATATCCAATATAGTGTAGCTGAAAACAGTGAGGTTACACTTCGGGTTTATGATATGCTTGGGAGAGAAATTGCTACATTGGTTAATGGAGAACGTTTAAGCAGCGGTTCTTATACAGCTACTTTTGATGCTTCTAATCTTTCCAGTGGAATGTATATTTATCAGCTTTCAACGGGTGATGGAGTTCAACTGACAAGGAAAATGATGTTGATTAAGTAAATCAATCTTTTACTAAAAGACTTTAAACCCCTCAGATATAATTATTTGAGGGGTTTATTTTTTTACCACTAGGCAAGCATCTTTAACTTCAATTT
This genomic window from Balneola sp. contains:
- the arsB gene encoding arsenical-resistance protein encodes the protein MTKSEKRIDFFERYLTLWVLICIGIGIGVGYVAGDSIEAISRWEIYKVNIPVAILVWLMIYPMMLQVDFSSLKEIGKSPKGVVWTVVINWAIKPFTMAFFAWIFFDKMYSAWLSPELADQYIAGAILLGAAPCTAMVFVWSYLSDGDPNYTLVQVSVNDLLILILFIPIVGLLLGITELTIPWNTLAASILIFVVIPLVAGYLTHKVAINRKGKEWYTGKFLPKFKPVSISALLITLILLFAYQGERIINQPIDILLISIPLIIQTYFIFALAWYGGKKIGLPYQVCAPGSMIGASNFFELAVAVAIALFGLQSGAALVTVVGVLIEVPIMLSLVRYANSRRASY
- the pelA gene encoding pectate lyase; protein product: MKKSKKFQLNVLFILFLISLLQVGCAPSVVAQTSDSTIRWADAQLQSSSWYEGKEAVRIADNVLMYQHESGGWPKNLDMASRLSEKEKERIKEEKKSEDSSLNEITIDNGATVAQIRYLVKVYAATEQDRFKEGVLKGLDYLLEAQYDNGGWPQFYPLRDGYYENITYNDGAMIRVMDTLRNVAKGESLYSFVDEARRQQAADAINRGLRVILDTQVEVDGELTVWCAQYDPVTLRPAKARSYELISLSGSESVGIVNYLMEIDNPSPEVITAVKSAVAWFDKVKITDVRIVDVDRPELSEGYDQVIGFDPTGESLLWARFYEIGTNYPMFVDREGTVHAAFSELPYERRINYLWLGDWAQNLLEKDYPNWLSRIQ
- a CDS encoding 6-pyruvoyl tetrahydrobiopterin synthase, whose amino-acid sequence is MTFVTRRAHFNAAHRLHNPDKSEEWNKKTFGKCNLPNWHGHNYVIEVTVSGEPDPETGYTIDLGKLKAIMKEKVLDPCDHRNLNLDVDFLDGIIPTTENLVRAFYEQLRPDVEEACARGGKLYKVKLFETERNIAEYCPYVGL
- a CDS encoding GTP cyclohydrolase I FolE2 yields the protein MITNEVQRFYDPTFTVTKEYKDSLPDLQNGPASLIEGANVPIQQVGISNFKLPLKFRRREGEPVTLEASIDGYVSLEKDKKGINMSRIMRTFYKFQDKVFHIDRLEEILKAYKEDLGSQESFLRVSFNYPLLKDSLRSGMKGYQYYKVQLEGRLDNYDQFQKHMHLDFEYSSACPCSYELAEHAREERGVASIPHSQRSVANVTVALKDEFFVEDLVQICRTALQTETQVMVKREDEQAFAEMNGAFQKFVEDAARLLYDELDSYNSIHDFVVRCVHMESLHSHDAVSRICKGLPNGLR